From a region of the Podospora pseudopauciseta strain CBS 411.78 chromosome 7 map unlocalized CBS411.78m_7, whole genome shotgun sequence genome:
- a CDS encoding uncharacterized protein (COG:S; EggNog:ENOG503NYTU) produces the protein MGGSTHHHPFQSLSPLSWTADLSSGTSPEVISKVITDTFSNAQILVDSLPPSPSHSQPTTRPRSQTESATAALDLNSVLSSSPETKATVEKLRKEWKEVKTNPRDNPHGITVYKLSAKDGKGAWFGRYSLHHGMDFGRWEEALRREFKETLKRCEREGKEPGCGNIRGIGAERVVERVEGEEGLMEVFQVSARFGGPTTARDFIALHMTPPVRKETDGDKKKKGMGPRQFMLVSRPVEHPDCPPRSGFIRGVYESVEVIREVPVVKPLRRTRSSGDWGEHDGKDGKDAALRSAKKAIEERQDSEEEDVEMAIEWLMVTRSDPGGSVPRFMVEKGTPGGIVNDAGQFLKWFEAQQQRIDDYETAVDGDHEGEGEEVSKAEGKKPEKIENGGAVDSSVLNQLRDTDHNGEVHRHEKRGEVTPPSGFYGMIASALGAAGSAVASRVATLAGSTIATEDEESLSNDDDDESDTSSELSFASASEGHNAEGGGGDDDVTAAGLLSKADSHNDVASTLSSVSPSSLHSNDDNNSVAHTSHSASLSSQHEKELKKLQERMKKAQAKLERSHQRRHHNHHKESDEAKEEAALQRLKEKHEREIAKQKEKYEREVRRLAEKKQQEEKKKEEKRRKMQEREERADLAMELERTRAERDVGRKEIEILRGQVGDLQRENTMLVARLGKMGVEVGDIYDGGK, from the exons ATGGGCGGctcaacccaccaccaccccttccaatccctctcccccctttcctggACCGCCGACCTCTCCTCGGGCACCTCCCCCGAGGTCATCTCCAAAGTCATAACCGACACCTTTTCCAACGCCCAAATCCTCGTCgactccctccctccttccccctcccactctcAACCCACAACCCGCCCAAGATCGCAAACCGAATCCGCGACTGCGGCCCTCGATCTGAACTCTGTCctgtcatcatcaccagagaCAAAAGCCACGGTGGAGAAACTGAGGAAAGAGTGGAAAGAGGTGAAGACTAATCCGAGGGATAACCCCCACGGGATTACTGTGTACAAATTATCGGCCAAAGATGGCAAGGGGGCTTGGTTCGGGCGGTACAGCTTGCATCACGGGATGGAttttgggaggtgggaggaggcgttgagACGGGAGTTCAAAGAGACGCTCAAGAGGtgtgagagggaggggaaggagccTGGATGTGGGAATATCAGGGGGATCggggcggagagggtggtggagagggttgagggggaggaggggctcATGGAGG TGTTTCAGGTTTCGGCGAGGTTTGGAGGACCGACGACAGCGAGGGATTTTATTGCGCTGCATATGACGCCTccggtgaggaaggagacTGATGGGgataaaaagaagaaggggatgggGCCGAGGCAGTTTATGCTTGTGAGTCGGCCGGTGGAGCACCCTGATTGTCCGCCTCGGTCGGGGTTTATTAGAGGGGTGTATGAGAGTGTGGAGGTGATTAGGGAGGTGCCGGTTGTGAAGCCGCTtaggaggacgaggtcgagTGGTGACTGGGGCGAGCATGATGGGAAAGACGGCAAGGACGCTGCTCTTAGgtcggccaagaaggcgatTGAAGAGAGGCAGGAtagtgaagaggaggatgtggaaaTGGCAATCGAGTGGTTGATGGTCACGAGGAGTGACCCAGGGGGGAGCGTGCCAAGGTTTATGGTTGAGAAGGGGACTCCGGGGGGGATTGTGAATGATGCGGGGCAGTTTCTGAAGTGGTTTGAAGCTCAGCAGCAACGGATTGATGACTATGAGACGGCTGTTGATGGAGACcatgaaggggagggggaggaggtgagcaAAGCCGAAGGAAAGAAGCCCGAGAAAATCGAAAACGGCGGCGCGGTTGATTCCTCGGTGTTGAATCAACTCCGTGACACGGACCATAATGGGGAGGTGCACCGCCATGAAAAACGAGGCGAGGTCACGCCCCCGAGCGGCTTTTACGGTATGATAGCATCAGCCCTCGGGGCAGCCGGCTCAGCGGTTGCGTCTAGGGTAGCCACCCTCGCCGGCTCGACGATTGCTACCGAAGACGAAGAGAGCCTTtccaacgacgacgacgacgaaagCGATACATCATCCGAACTCAGCTTTGCCTCTGCGTCAGAAGGTCACAACgcagagggtggtggtggcgatgatgatgtcacGGCAGCGGGACTATTATCCAAAGCCGACTCTCACAACGACGTCGCCTCCACCTTGTCTTCTGTCTCGCCCTCGTCCCTGCActccaacgacgacaacaactcGGTAGCTCACACTTCGCATTCGGCCTCGCTGTCGAGTCAGCACGAgaaggagctgaagaagctgCAGGAACGCATGAAGAAGGCGCAGGCTAAGCTGGAGAGGTCGCACCAGAGGAGacatcacaaccaccacaaggAATCGGACGAGGCGAAGGAGGAAGCGGCGCTTCAGAGGCTGAAGGAGAAGCATGAGAGGGAGATTGCCAAGCAGAAGGAGAAGtatgagagggaggtgaggaggctggcggagaagaagcagcaggaggagaagaagaaggaggaaaagaggaggaagatgcaggagagggaggagagggcggatCTGGCCATGGAGCTGGAGCGgacgagggcggagagggatgtggggaggaaggagattgaGATTTTGAGGGGGCAGGTGGGAGATTTGCAGAGAGAGAATACCATGCTTGTTGCGAGActggggaagatgggggttgaggtgggggATATTTATGATGGGGGGAAGTAG